In the genome of Paenibacillus pabuli, the window CGTCATTGTTCCAACCATCTTCCCCTGGTTAAATACTGCGTAACCCTTAATATAAGGAACCCCTTCACTGCCCCCTCCTTCCTTCGAGGAATCAACGAAGGGCAGGATAGCCGATTGCTGATCGCTACTAAAACGCTGCACCAATTGACTTATCGTTATCGGTTTTTGAAAGACGCGCGCGGATTCTCTTTGGAGGAAATCTGCCCTCGTCTGTTCCAATAAATAAGGCAATTCGAAAAAATCTCGTGCTTTACCGCCGGTGACGAATGGCGCGACCCGCAGGCGAATCTCATCGTGGCGCACCAGGTAATCCAGCTGTTCGCGAAACCCGTCCCGCGCAAGCGCTTCTCCGACAATCAGCACTTGCAGCTGTCCCCAATAAATCTTGCGCGGCAGCATCATTTGCAGCCGGCCCTGCGCATCTCCTGCCGTTTCGCCGACTGCGGAGTGTATAATCGTTTTTCCTTTCTGTTCCTTACGATCCCCGCTTTGCGTCTTACTGCTTTCCTTCTGTTGTGGGGCCGCGATTTCCAAAGTCATTTCGATGGCTCCGTCCTTCATGCGGTCAAATCCAGCACTCGTGACAATCGCCAAACCGTTCACTTCCTCCCTGTCCCAACAGCCGGTCAAGGGCAGAAGAGCCGCTACTGCCACTAAAGGCAGCAGCAATTTGCAAAGCTGAAGCATGGCGGATATCGGTTTACTTTTTCGCATAAGGCTTCAACGTTCGCCACCTTTCCCCGGATTTGGCCGCTGCCCTGACGTCATTCGCCGTCGATTCCTTTTTCCCGAAAAGCTCGGACGTGTGATCATCTTCCACCACGGCAGCCGAACCGCTGCATCTTTCATGTCGCTCGCCACAAACGGCGCGATCGGGGACATATAAGGCACTCCGTAAGAGCGCAGAGTACACAGATGGATGACAATGGCAAGCAAACCGTACATGACACCCAGAATCCCCAGGAGCCCTCCAGCCAAAATGAGCAGGATGCGTAGCAGACGGACAGCGAATTCCAGCGCATAATGCGGTGCCGTAAATCCCGCAATGCCCGTGAAAGCAATGATGATGACGATCGGTGCGGATACGAGGCCGGCGGAGACCGCCGCTTCACCCACAACGAGCGCGCCGACGATCGTCACCGCCGAACCGATTTGGCGCGGAAGACGAAGCCCTGCTTCCCGCAACACCTCAAACGCCAACTGCATCATCAACACTTCCACGATGGTCGGAAACGGGATCTCCTCTCGCGAGGATGCGATGCTCGTCAAAAGTTTGCTCGGGATCATCTCCTGATGAAAGGTCAGCAGTGCCACATACACCGCCGGAAGCATCAGTGAAACAAACAACGTGAAGTAGCGTAAAATACGCAGCAGGCTTGAATATAATGAACGGTTATAATAATCGTCCGCCGCCTGCAGCAAAGTAACGAGCGTTACGGGAACGATCAGCACGTCAGGCGTACCGTCGACCAGTATCACGATCCTGCCTTCCAGTAAGCCGGCAGCGGCGATATCAACCCGCTCCGTAAACTGCTGTTGAGGAAACGGCGAATAGGGGGCGTCCTCCGTAAGTTCTTCGATGTATCCGGTTTCCAGCAGGCTGTCCATATCCATGCGCTCCAGGCGGTTCTCCACCTCTTGAATTAAGGAAGGCTTTGCTATGCCTTCCAGATAAGCGATATAAACCTCTGTTTCGGTATTGCGGCCAATCTGGAACGATTTTAGTTTCAGATTGACGCTCTGGACTTTTCGCCGCAGGAGCGACAAATTGGTCGAAATGGATTCCGTAAATCCTTCGCGGGGACCTCGCAGCGACGGTTCGGTCTGCGGTTCTGCCACGGATCGTTTATCCCATTTGGCGATTTTAAGCATCAGAGCCTGGTCGCAACCCTCGAACAGCAGCAAAGAATAACCTTTAATCAACTGCCTGGCGCATTCGCTAAGATCTAAGATCTCCTCGATCGATCCGATGGGCAAAACCCGGTTCTTGATCGACAAAATATCTCTTGGTTCCGAATCGGTCATCATCATGAGCGGCTTCATGACGTTGTTGTCGATTTCCTGTCTGTCCGACATATCGGGAATGTAGACAAGCTGCGCCTCAAGCTCGCCGCCTACCAGGAAGGAACGAAATACAACGTCATCGGCTTGGCCCAAAATGCTTTTCAGCGTGTCGACGTTCCGGTCGAGCGATGATACTAATGTCGTAGAACCGGATGAGGCGTTTTCCCTGCTCGTTTTTGGCGGGTGCGAAGACCGTTTTTGCATAGCGGGTCACCTTACCTATCTCGTTAAGTAAGTTCGATCATGATTTGGATATATTTCCTTGTCCCTTATTTTCACCAAAAAGTCTGAATTTATTTTTTATTCATAAATCCGGGAATCCACACATCTCCTCTCAGTTCAAATGTACAGACTGTTCTAACCCTTCGTTTAACTCTTCCTTACATCCAGCTCATCTTGTCATGCCATTATCGAAGAATGCCTGCTCACCATAAACCGGGAGAATGGATTGGATACTTGGAAGCAAAAAAACGTTTCCTTATCAGCTCACCATGCTGATCCGTGAGAGAAAAACTTAATCTTCCATTAAGGGATGAATAAAGATGGTCAAAATTCGTATCGTCGACGACGATACGAACATTCGCGCCTTGATGCGCCTTTATTTGAAGAATGAAAGGTTCAATCTGGTCGAGGCGGATAAAAGGCTTCCAGCTCGGGACCGACGATTATATGACGAAGTCATTCAACCCGGTCGAGCTTGTGATGAGGATAAAAGCGTTGTACGGCGATAATGCCGTGTTTAAAAAAATAAAGTCGACAACGGAGTCGGTATGAGCGCGGTCTGATTGGATGACGGCAAGGTGCTGGTGAGCTTGTTGGTGGCGGGCGGCCCAGCCGACAACGACGGAATCAAGATCAGAGCCGAAATCATTTCATGGATGGGAAAAGCGTTCAGGAGGCATTGAGCTAAAGATTCTGGAGCGAGAATCCGTCTGCGACCGAAGGAGAGATCCTTCGGGAAAAGTACAGGTACGAGAAAAACACGTAAAGGGAATCGTCATTGATCTGCGGGATAACCCGGGTGGAGACGACGATCTGGTAGCTCGAAGGGCAGGACGTGGAATTGAATGAAGCGCTAACTTTCTTCAACGGCTAGCCTAAGTGACGCGGCTATCGAAGAAGATCCCCTCTTGAGTTGTCCGTTTTTGTAAAAAGGCGCTCCCTGATCATCCGGGAACGCTCTCTCGTATTGAAATATTCGTTTTTAATACACCATTTCCGCATCCTGTGTGAGCATCCTATATAATGCGCTGGCGAATTTTTGAGCACAATTTATCCAAAATCATAACTGTGGCCAAGATTAAGATCACAATGGTAAGCGATTCCTGATACCTGAAAAGACGGAGAGTACTCGTGAGTTCAAACCCTACTCCCCCGGCTCCGACCAGTCCCAGTACGGTTGCTGACCTTACGTTGATTTCCCAGCGATAGAGGTTTACGGTTATAAACTCTGGCAAAATTTGTGGCCAGATGGCATAGCGGATGACCTGCCAACGATTGGCACCTGATGCTTCCAGGGCTTCGATCTGGCCTTTATCCGTATTTTCGATCGCTTCAGCATAAAACTTACCGAGCATTCCCGCCGAATGGATGGCCAGAGCCAGTACACCAGGGAACGGTCCTAGACCCACTGCGGTTACAAAAATTAACGCCACAATCATTTCCGAAATCGATCGGAGCGTGTTAAGAATCGTGCGGCAAATTGTGTAAATCACAGGATGTGGACTGATATTCTGGGCCGCCCCTATTCCAAGCGGAATGGCAATGATGACGGCAAGCACAGTACCCACAAGAGCCATTTGCACAGTTTCAAGAACGGATAATGAATATTTGCCCAAGTGTGTAAAATCAGGCGGGAAGGATCTGGAGATAAAATCCCATATGTTGGGAAATCCTTTGATCAGATCGGAAATACTAAAATTAACCTGCGGAGCACTCCAGCCTAATACAATAAGAACAACGATTGCTGATAACAACTTCGGGAAATTTTTTTCAAGTCAAAAGGCTCGCGGCCAACCTTGGCACTCATCCTATTTTTCTGTTCATCCATCATGTCTTTACTCCTCATGCTTTCTATCTTCACCCGATTCCTGATTGTTCTCGTAAAGTCGATACAAATCAGAAGCATTGACCTGATCAGAACGATAATCCGCCACGATATTCCCGGAGTTCAGACCAAGAATTCTTTTACTGTATTTTGGAGCCAGGTTAATCTGATGCAAGGTAATAATCATGGTCAATTTCTCTTCCTCATGGATTTCCATCAGAAGATCCATAATAGAATGGGATGTTTTGGGGTCCAGACTGGCAACAGGCTCATCGGCAAGCAGTATCTTCGGCTGTTGAACCAAGGCTCTCGCAATAGCAATCCTTTGCATTTGCCCACCGCTCAAGCTGTCGGCTCTTTGATTCCGTTTCTCAACTAATCCTACCTTCTCCAGGTAATGAAGAGCTAATTCGTAGTCTTCCTTTTTATATATCTTGAATAAAGAGGGCAGGGTCGGATTATAGGACAGGCGTCCACTGAGCACGTTATCCAGTACTGTGAGCCGCTTGACAAGGTTAAAATTTTGAAAGATCATTCCGATATTTTTTCTTAACAGCCGTATTTCCTTTTTATTGGTTGGCAGCTTTTTTCCATCGATGTAGATACTGCCTGAAGTTGCTTCAACCAACCCGTTCAAACACCTTAGCAGGGTTGATTTGCCGGCCCCACTGGGGCCGAGCAGCACAACTGCGTCATTGCTCTCAAAGGAGCAATGAATATTATTTAAAATGGTTTCTTGACCATAAGACTTGACCAAGTCAACTACTTCAATCATTGTCTTCCTCCGTTGTAAATAAGACTATTTCATTTTAGTAAGATCCAGGTTCAATATTTTTGCAATTTCCCGTAAATCGTCATAAGCCGTGTCCGTCGTTTCACCATATTTGTCCAATCCCAACGCCTTCAAAGATTCGGGGGATTCCTTATCCATGTCAAGATATGCCTGTTTAATTTTCCCAACCAAACCGCGATCCAGATCATTTCGTACCGCTACGGGTGAGGTAGGAATGGGAGCAGACTCATGAATAATATCTACATCCGGGAGCAGGTTTTTCTCCATCATGGATTTATACTCGGTATCGGGTGTAGCGCCGGCATCTACTTTTTTATTCTGCACGGACAGGGCCGAAGCATCCCCTCCACCTGCATAGATCGAAGTGGAAAAATCTTTGTCAGGATCAATCCCGTTTTTCAGCAGTTCGTTTCTAGGTACTAAATTTCCTGAAGTGGATGCCGGGTCAATAAATGCAAAGGTCTTTCCTTTAAGGTCGGAAATACTTTTAATTCCGAGTCCTTGCGCGCAAGGATAACACTCTTGTATGTGGGCAATCCAGTATCTAGCGTAACCTTCGACACGATCGCCTCAGCATTGGCCTTGTCGGCAGCCAGCAAATATGAAAAAGGTCCTAAATGAGCCACGTCAATTTGCTTGCTTCTCATTGCTTCCACGACAGCTGTATAATCATTGGCCACAAAGATTTCAACTTCCAGGCCGAGCTTCTTGGACAGATACTGTTTTAATGGCTCCATCTTGGATTCAACATTTTCACTGTCTTCGCTAGGAATAACCCCGATTCTCAACTTTTCAGGCTGGCTGCTTTTAGCATCTTCAGTGTTTTGGGTACCTTGTGCAGTGAATCCAATTGTTGCGAAGATGAACAGAATACACAATAAGGGGATAAGTGCTTTTCTGACGTTAGACATGATATTGCTCCTCTCAAATCCGTTCATGTGTATACCTTGAGGATTCAATCCTTGGCATGCCCTAAGAAGGCAAAAGATGAATAAGCCAGCAGCGTCGTTAAATGCGTATAGTAATATTGAACCCCTTGCTCCAGACGTCTCGGCGTTATTTCAAGATTCCCTGCCGTACCTGCCACCATACCTGATTCAATGATTTTTGAGAAAGCATCATCCATAACCTTTTGTACTATAGGATGCCCGGCATTTCCGAGATGTCCAAGAGATTGAGAAAGGTCGGACGGACCTATAAACAACACGTCGATTCCTTCCACTTTTGCGATAGAATCAAGGTGATCAACAGCATCCTTATCCTCAATTTGGACGCAGACCAACAGATCTTCATTAGCCTGCTCGGCATATTCGGTTAACGAAATCCCGAATCCGTAATTGGCAGAGCGTGTTCCCACGGCCAAGCTTCGTTTGCCGATCGGATGGTATTTTACAGCGTTGATGACTTCCTGAGCCTCTTCCGCAGAGCTGACGTGGGGAGCTTGTATCCCCATCACACCACGATCCATGTATTGTCCGATCAGTTCCGAATCGTTCTTTTGCGGCCTAATGATCGGTGTAATGTTGCTTGCTTCGGCTGCCATGACCATATATTCAACGGTTTCCAAGGTGATAGAACCATGCTCGCAATCAATTAGCACCCAATCGTATCCTAATTTCCCGGCCATTTCTACAAGCTGGACAGAAGGGATCATGATAGAGACCCCTAACGCCGCTTTACCTGCTAACAGTTTTTCCTTCATCTTGTTTCGCAAAGCAGTATCCTCCTAAAACATTGATTTTTATTCACGACTCAATCGTTTAATCAGGTTAGCCAGCAGCCTTGTTCTCGGCACCAGGCTTTCGATATCCAAAAACTCCTCCGCTGTATGCGCGTTACCGCCACGCGGACCTAATGCATCAATCGTAGCTATGCCTACTGCCGAAGTCAGGTTGCCGTCCGATCCTGAACCTATTTTCATATCCATTAATGACTCTCCCAGCTGCCGCGCTTCTTCTTGCACGATTTTCAATAAATGCTCGGATTTCTCCGTTTTGATCATCGGAGGTCTTGTAATACTGCCTTGCAAAATTAATGTTGTTCCTTCAGTCGTTGCCGCCCCGCAAATATGTCTGATTTTGCGCTCCAACTCCACAGCCTGTTCCAATGTCTCCATTCGTACATCAATAGAAGCCTTGGCCTGGGCTGCAATCGTGTTGGGAGTCGTTCCGCCGCTAATCACCCCGACATTGACATGGATGCCTGCACTTGAATCGGTCAGCGCATGAAGTTGAATAATTTTATGCGCAAGTTCGCCAATGGCGCTTCGTCCCTTTTCCGGTTCCTCCCCGGAATGCGCCGCCTTACCGGTTACATGCAGTTCGAATTTACCTCCGCCGCGCCGACCAGTTATAAGCCTCCCTGTCATATCGCTCGGTTCAACGATCAAAGCATATTTTACACTTGCCACTTCCCGCTCAATCAATTCCCTGGAATAGATCGAACCGTGCTCTTCATCCGAATTCAGAATGATTTTGACCCGTTTGAAGCTCTCGTCGCCTTGTTCGATCAATGATTTTATCGCAAACAGCGTCATGACCAGACTTGCCTTCATATCGTATATGCCGGGTCCGTAGGCAAAGGCTTCATCGCGTGAAAATGGCCGGCTTTGTGCGGTACCTACAGGAAATACCGTGTCCATATGTCCAATAATCAGGATGTCTGGCTGCTGCACCTCAGGATGAACAATAACCAAATGATCACCCCGCTCGGACTGCTGATCGACCGCAACTTGAAATCCAAGCCCCTGATAAGCTGAAGCCAGCACATCCCCCACCTGGTTTACACCCATTTTATAAAATGTCCCGCTATCGATATTGACAATTTTCTCAATCAGGTCAAGCATGTCCGCTTCCTTGTTATCCCAAAAATTGGTCGGCATCGTATCTCATCCTTTCTTTGCGGCTTTCAAAAGAGCTTCTTTCGTATATTCACAAAAACAATCGGTGAGATATGTCGTTCCATTCGTATCAGCGATCCGAATTCCTTTTACTCGTTCTGAATCCGCATATAATTCCTCATACTTGACTTCTTCATGCTGAACCGCCTGCTCTTCGCAGCCTGTCAGACCTTCAAATAAAACCCTTCCTGTAAAGCCGCTTTCACCCGTAACCCCAACTAGGTGCAAAGCCGTTGGCGCAATATCAATAATGCCTGCCGGAATATCCGTCACATGACCTTTTTTAAAGCTTGGGCCAAATCCCATGCAAAACGGTCGCATATCCTCATTCCGGATAGAGCCATGGTAGGCTTTATTCTCCGTCTTGGAGTTTAAATAATGAACAACGCCTCGAATGCCATCCGGATTGATTTCATCGGTCCACGCTGGAACAACGGCCAACAGAGGGGCTCTATCATGAGTAATGCTTCCGATCACCGCACTTAAAGGCAGAGCATTGTTCAGCTGCTGATGAAGCGGTTCTCTCGCCAACAGCATACCGCACCAAGGTTGATCAGATAGCCAGTCAGCGAAGGCCTGCAATTCCTCGAGTTGATTCTCATCCCCATAAATGAAAGCGTCCACCGCGATAAAATTCAGTTCTCTATTCAATTCTTTCCGGGCTTGTTTCATATAATGCTCCAGACTACCGACCATATGCGCTGTCGAATGTCCGTGATCGCTAATGAGCATAATATCCAACTCATCCTCGAGGCCAATCCGCGAGACAGCTTCCAAAATCTCGGACAAACATTGATCCACCAGCCTTAGGGCTTGTTTAGCCTCTGGCGATGCGATGCCGCAATAATGCTGCGTTTCGTCCGGTTCAGGAAGCCACAGCACCATAACGGTATTCTGCTCATCAGGCAATTGCTGTTCAATAAGCGTGCGAACGGCCCATAAAGTGCGTTCCTTCTTGCGGATCGAAACATCGGTTTCGTCAGCGACCGCGCCTCGGGCAGCATGCAATTCGCTGAGCTCTGGAACACCATAGTCGGTAGATGGATTCATGACATGCTGCGGATGGTTAAAGTTCCAGAGCAATGAAGCTCCGGGTGAACTTCCGCCCGAAACCGTCAAGCGCAAGTTCGCCTGGGCCAACCGATCACCGAGCGTCGGACGCAAGAGCAGCTCTTCCCCCGTTCGCTGCTGAAATTGCAATATTTCCCGATGGTCACCTGTCTGCAGCAGTCCGTCTTCCGAAAAGTGAGGTGCGTACATGAGATTGCCCATCAGACCATGCTGCCCCGGATAGGATCCGGTCGTTAAAGAGGCCATACATACCCGTGTCAGCGACGGATAAGCCGAATAAAAAGATTTGAACAGCGTGCTGCTTTTCATTAACTCGCAATACGTAGGCATTGTATCGGCATTAACCTGATCAGGCCTTAATCCGTCCGTTCCGATAATAAGTACCCGCCGTCCCGAAGGACTTTTCTTTCCAGATGTTTCTCCCATGGTTTCTCAGTCCTCTCTATTTATTCAACAGCTCGCGTATCTTGTCGGCAGCTTCCTTCATGGATTGTTGGGCCGGAACATTTTCGGCATAGGTTCTTCCGAGCGCATTTTGGATTTCAGACTCAATCTTTTCGAAGTCAGGCACGACCGGGATTCCCTTACCATAAGGAAGTTGGTCGACAGTGATTTTGAAGAACGGATTTTCTTCATAAAACTTCGTCATTTCAGGCGCATCAACGGCAGATTTGCGAATCGGCATATATCCGGTATGCTGGGCAAAATAAATGGTTTGCTGCTTATCGGTAAGGAACTTCATGAACTTCCAGGCTGCATCTTGCTTTTCCTTCGGTGCCTTCGCCACAATGGCAAGATTTCCCCCAGAGGTCGAAGGAACGGCATATTCTTTAAACTTTGGTACAAAATCGACGCCAAGCTCAAACTTGACATTATTTTGAATCTGGTTCAGGTCTCCTGTCGAGGCCAGCAGGAAAGCTACCTTGCCGTTTTGGAAATTGATCATTTCCTGATCGCCGTCTCTATTCCCGCCCATAGGCTGCATCATGGTTTTATCGTCATATATCATTTTCCGGTACATTTCCAGACCTTGAATCGCCGGCGCTTGGTCGATCACAACATCCTTATGATCCGGGGTAAGAATATCTCCACCATTGGACCACATCAACGAGTAGTAGTAGAGAGGAGGCAGCAATGACGCATAGCCGAATCGTTCTGTCTTCCCATCCTTGACAACGGTCGCTTTCTTCGCAGCGGCCATCATATCATCCCAAGTGGTTACCGGATGCTCTGAATCAAGCCCGATCTCCTTCACAATATCTTTATTGTAGTACAGGATCGGCGTACTCCGGTTGAAGGGAAGGGTGTATGTCTTTCCTTCAATTAAAGTGTCGTCTACAAAGCTGTCAACAAAATCGTTGTACTTAAACTCCGGATCATTTTGAATATAAGAGTCAAGCGGCAGCAATGCTTTATTGTAAGCAAAGGCCGGCCAGAATCTCGCGTTCAACTGAACAACATCCGGTACAGCATTGCCCACAATTGCCGTCAACAATTTCTTGCCAATATTATTCGTACTTTCCTGGAACACCGCATTGACCTTCACCTCATCTTGCGATTGATTGAATTGTTCGGTCAAATCTTTGATGGTGTCCCCGATCACGCCGCTATTGCCGTACCAGAACTCGATTTGTACCGGACCCTGCTTGCTATTTTGCTCTGATGAGGAGGAAGACGAAGCTCCTTGCCCGCAACCTGCAAGTACCATAACCAAACTTGACGCCACGAGAACACTTTTAATGAATGTACTTTTCAATGGTTTCACCTCGTTGTTTTAATGGCTTATCGCTTACTTCAAACCCGTAGTGGCCACACCTTTAACAATAAACTTCTGCATGGAAATGAAGATTACGACTAATGGAGCGATAATGACTGCAGCAGCGGCCATGACCAGATTCCACTGCGTTCCTCCGCTTCCTCCGCCGCCTTCTTCCATAAATCGCGACAGTCCTAACTGAACGGTCCGCAAACTTTCATTGTTGGTTACAATGAGCGGCCAAAACAGTTCATTATAATTCCAGATAAAGGACAACAAAATATACGTCACAACAGCAGCTCCCGATAAAGGCATCATGAGATGACGCATGATTCTGGTGTGTCCGCAGCCATCGAGGATAGCGGCTTCCTCAAGCTCTTTCGGCACCTGCATAAAGGCTTGCCGCAGCATAAATATGCCAAAGGCTTTTACGGTGAAGGGCGCGATCAAGCCCATATACGTATCCACCCACCCCAATTGTTTGATGGTTAAAAAATTAGGGATAAACGTAACCTGGTCCGGAATCATCATGGTAGCTAGCACCAAGAGAAACAGAAACCCGCTTCCCTTAAACCGCAGTCTGGCAAAGGCATAAGACGCTGGAATGATCAATAGCAGTTGAATCACGATCGTGATACTTGCTGTAAATAAGCTATTGAATAGATACCGGCCCAGCGGAGCCAGCTTCCATATTTCCATGTAGTTTTCCCAGCGGAACACTTGCGGGATCAACGTAGGAGGAAACATGTACACTTGATCAACGCTCTTCAATGAATTGCTCAACATCCATATAAAAGGAAATAACATGACGATCGAAAAAAGACTCAAAAGGGAGAATCCGAACCATCTAAATGCAACTTGCAATTTCATTAATAGTGCACCCACCTTTTGGAGACTTTCATCTGGATAAACGTGATGAGCATAAGGATCACAAATAGCGCCGATGAAGCTGCAGAAGCATAGCCGATATCAAAAAATTCAAAGGCATTCTGGTAAATGTAATAAATGATCATATTTGTGCTTTCTGCCGGCCCGCCACGGGTCATCGTAAACAGCAGATCGAAATCTTCAAAAGCGCCAATTAACGCGACGATCACTACAAACAAGATATAAGGAGAGAGCAGCGGCAGCGTAACCCGGGTAAACAGCTGCAGCCTTCCCGCGCCATCCATCTTGGCCGCTTCATACAGGGATTCCGCAATGTTTTGCTTGCCAGCCAGCAGAATCACCATGTAGTAGCCGACCACCTTCCATACTTTCGTAATGATTAGCGCAGCCATGGCCCAACCCGGCTTGGCCAGCCAAGGAGCGGCAGGCATATGGAAGAAATCAAGCACCCAGTTGATCAGACCAAAATCCTTGTTGTACATCCAAACCCATAGGGTTCCTATAGCCGCCATTGGTGTAATGTAGGGCAAAAATACGACCGACCTAAACCACCTGACCCCCCGCAGTTTTTCGTCCAGTACAACAGCCAGTACAGTAGCTAGCAAGACTGTAAAGCCGACGGAGAAGATCCCAAATATAAACGTGTGTCCAACAACCCTCCAAAATTCGGATGCAGTAAGCATCCGAATATAATTGCCTGCGAAAATCCAGTTAAAATCAGGGGTAATCAGATTCCAGTCCGTCAGGCTAAGAAAAAATGTCATACACATTGGATAAAGATGAAATACAACAAGAAGAACAATGGCTGGAAGAACCAATACATAAGCAGTCAAGTTCGTATACGCCCATTTGGCCATGCTTTTTTTGTTATTCATCGCTTGCCCGCTCAAGCCCCTCTTCCTTTCTAAAGCTCCTTGTTTAACCATGTTCACTCCTTTGCAAAGAAGACAACGCCGACCTGATCAACGCAACGGCCTCCTGCAATTGCACCATAGATGTAGCATAGGAAAGCCTGATAAAACGAGGAGCCTGAAACATGTCCCCCGGCGTCACTACGACACCTGCTTGATCCAACAAATATTCTGCAAAGTCCTTGCTGCTGGAAATCGTTCCCTTTTCATAAACAGAGCCAAAATAATGAGACACATCCACCATCAAGTAAAAAGCGCCTCTTGCATCGGGGCATGCCAATCCTTCCATCGATCGAATTTCACGAATCAGATATTGTCTTCGTTCATCAAAGGATTTTGTCATTTCATCAACCGAATCCCCCTCATCCTTAAGCGCTGCAATCGCCGCATATTGACCGATCGAGCTTGGATTGGAGGTGGTGTAGCTTTGAAGGACTGTCATAGCGCGAATCACCGGCAATGGGCCGCAGGCGTACCCGATTCGCCAGCCCGTCATCGCATAGGCCTTGGACAACCCGTTAATCGTAATCGTCCGTGCTTTAATTTCCTCGCTTAAAGCCGCGATCGAGGGAACTTTCTCGCCATAGTTCAAATATTCATAGATTTCATCCGAAATAATGTAAAGATCATGACGAACAGCGATCATGCCGATAGCATACAACGTTTCTTGATCAAGCACCGTTCCCGTCGGATTATTGGGATTTGTCAGCAAAATAGCCCGCGTCTTGGAAGTTATTTTACCGGCAAGCCGCTCCACGTTGAGCTGAAAGTCTTGTTCAGGTTCGGTTTCAACAAACACAGGAACCGCCCCTGCGTAGGCGATCATTTCCGGGTAACTCCCCCAGCAGGGAATCGGCAAAAGCACTTCGTCGCCCTCATTGCAAATCGCGAGCAACGCATTCGCTACGGCTTGCTTTGCTCCAGAGGTGATGACCACCCCCTCCGGGCTATAGCTAAGATCGTTATCTCGCTTGAGTTTGTCACAGACAGCCTGCCGGACATCATGTGTCCCCTGCACGGGGGTATACTTCGTCACGCCTTTAATGATCGCTTCTATACCTGCATGAGCGATATGAACCGGTGTGGGAAAATCCGGTTCGCCCACGTTAAGCGCGATTAGCTTGCGGCCTGATCGGCGTAGTGTTTCGACTTTATCTCTTAATTCTGCTCCGATATAAGGATTTAGCGTACGGGCACGATGACTCAGTTGATCATTCAATGTTTGGTTTCCCCTTTCACTTCATGTGGTTTCTACAACAAAAGCATAACAAATGAATGTAATATAATCGTAAAACAATACTATTTTATTGTTAAATTTTCAATTACCAAATTAAAACCAAACAAAAACAACACATCGTATGTTTCCCAAACGATGTGCTGCTTGTATGCAATGCTTTTTAACTTATATAGAAACCCATTGTAATGAGGACAATTC includes:
- a CDS encoding M20 family metallopeptidase translates to MPTNFWDNKEADMLDLIEKIVNIDSGTFYKMGVNQVGDVLASAYQGLGFQVAVDQQSERGDHLVIVHPEVQQPDILIIGHMDTVFPVGTAQSRPFSRDEAFAYGPGIYDMKASLVMTLFAIKSLIEQGDESFKRVKIILNSDEEHGSIYSRELIEREVASVKYALIVEPSDMTGRLITGRRGGGKFELHVTGKAAHSGEEPEKGRSAIGELAHKIIQLHALTDSSAGIHVNVGVISGGTTPNTIAAQAKASIDVRMETLEQAVELERKIRHICGAATTEGTTLILQGSITRPPMIKTEKSEHLLKIVQEEARQLGESLMDMKIGSGSDGNLTSAVGIATIDALGPRGGNAHTAEEFLDIESLVPRTRLLANLIKRLSRE
- a CDS encoding alkaline phosphatase family protein, which produces MGETSGKKSPSGRRVLIIGTDGLRPDQVNADTMPTYCELMKSSTLFKSFYSAYPSLTRVCMASLTTGSYPGQHGLMGNLMYAPHFSEDGLLQTGDHREILQFQQRTGEELLLRPTLGDRLAQANLRLTVSGGSSPGASLLWNFNHPQHVMNPSTDYGVPELSELHAARGAVADETDVSIRKKERTLWAVRTLIEQQLPDEQNTVMVLWLPEPDETQHYCGIASPEAKQALRLVDQCLSEILEAVSRIGLEDELDIMLISDHGHSTAHMVGSLEHYMKQARKELNRELNFIAVDAFIYGDENQLEELQAFADWLSDQPWCGMLLAREPLHQQLNNALPLSAVIGSITHDRAPLLAVVPAWTDEINPDGIRGVVHYLNSKTENKAYHGSIRNEDMRPFCMGFGPSFKKGHVTDIPAGIIDIAPTALHLVGVTGESGFTGRVLFEGLTGCEEQAVQHEEVKYEELYADSERVKGIRIADTNGTTYLTDCFCEYTKEALLKAAKKG
- a CDS encoding ABC transporter substrate-binding protein → MASSLVMVLAGCGQGASSSSSSEQNSKQGPVQIEFWYGNSGVIGDTIKDLTEQFNQSQDEVKVNAVFQESTNNIGKKLLTAIVGNAVPDVVQLNARFWPAFAYNKALLPLDSYIQNDPEFKYNDFVDSFVDDTLIEGKTYTLPFNRSTPILYYNKDIVKEIGLDSEHPVTTWDDMMAAAKKATVVKDGKTERFGYASLLPPLYYYSLMWSNGGDILTPDHKDVVIDQAPAIQGLEMYRKMIYDDKTMMQPMGGNRDGDQEMINFQNGKVAFLLASTGDLNQIQNNVKFELGVDFVPKFKEYAVPSTSGGNLAIVAKAPKEKQDAAWKFMKFLTDKQQTIYFAQHTGYMPIRKSAVDAPEMTKFYEENPFFKITVDQLPYGKGIPVVPDFEKIESEIQNALGRTYAENVPAQQSMKEAADKIRELLNK
- a CDS encoding carbohydrate ABC transporter permease, which encodes MKLQVAFRWFGFSLLSLFSIVMLFPFIWMLSNSLKSVDQVYMFPPTLIPQVFRWENYMEIWKLAPLGRYLFNSLFTASITIVIQLLLIIPASYAFARLRFKGSGFLFLLVLATMMIPDQVTFIPNFLTIKQLGWVDTYMGLIAPFTVKAFGIFMLRQAFMQVPKELEEAAILDGCGHTRIMRHLMMPLSGAAVVTYILLSFIWNYNELFWPLIVTNNESLRTVQLGLSRFMEEGGGGSGGTQWNLVMAAAAVIIAPLVVIFISMQKFIVKGVATTGLK
- a CDS encoding carbohydrate ABC transporter permease; protein product: MNNKKSMAKWAYTNLTAYVLVLPAIVLLVVFHLYPMCMTFFLSLTDWNLITPDFNWIFAGNYIRMLTASEFWRVVGHTFIFGIFSVGFTVLLATVLAVVLDEKLRGVRWFRSVVFLPYITPMAAIGTLWVWMYNKDFGLINWVLDFFHMPAAPWLAKPGWAMAALIITKVWKVVGYYMVILLAGKQNIAESLYEAAKMDGAGRLQLFTRVTLPLLSPYILFVVIVALIGAFEDFDLLFTMTRGGPAESTNMIIYYIYQNAFEFFDIGYASAASSALFVILMLITFIQMKVSKRWVHY